The Sphingomonas sanguinis nucleotide sequence GTCCGGCCCCTCGTAACGGATCGTCGGGATGTCGGCGAAAAAGTCGGTAGCCATGTTACGAATTCCTCGGAGTGATGCGGGAATAGCTGTCGCGGAAGCGCGCGATCTTGGGGGCGAAACGCTCGGCGAGCGCAGCGTCCGGAGCGATGGTGTGGGACACGGGCGGCGGCGCACAGACCTCTTCGGGCGAGCCGCCATCGACCGCCAGCTGGGCGAGACGTGCGGCACCCAGCGCCGGGCCGACCTCGCCCCCCTTCAGATAGACGAGTTCGACGTTCAGCGCGGCGGCCAGCGTCTGGCCCCAATAGGAAGAGCGTGCGCCGCCGCCGATGACCGACAGCTGCGACAGTTCGGTGCCGGCATCGCGGAGTACCGAGAGACCGTCGGCCAAAGCAAAGGCCACGCCCTCCAGCACCGCCTGTGCCAGACGTTCCGGCGTGGTGTCGTGGTCGAGGCCCAGGAACGCGCCGCGCACCTCGGCATCGTTATGCGGCGTCCGCTCGCCGGACAGATAGGGCAGGAAGATTTCGGGGCCGCTCGCCGGACCGACGCTTTCCGCGCGGGCGAACAGCTCGGCGGCACCCGGCGTGCCGGTCAGCCGTGCGACCCAGTCGATGCAGGCGGCCGCCGACAGATGCACCGACATCTGGTGCCAGACATCGGGCAGACAGTGGCAGAAGGCATGGACGGCACCCGCCGGATTGGGCCGGAATTCCCTGGTCGCGGCGAATATCACGCCCGACGTGCCCAGCGACAGCAGGGCGTCACCGTCCTTGACCACGCCCACGCCAGCAGCCCCGGCGGCATTGTCACCACCACCGCCCGCGACCGGCACCTGGTCGATGCCCCAGGCCTCGGCCACATCGGCGCGCAGCTTGCCGGTCTGTGCCGTGCCCTCGACCGCCTGCGGCATCTGATCGCGGGTCAGGCCGGTCGCGGCGAGGATATCGTCGCTCCATTCGCGGCGTTCGACATCCAGCCAGAGCGTACCCGCCGCATCCGACACGTCCGACGCCTTCTCGCCGGTCATGCGCAGCCGGACATAATCCTTGGGCAGCAGCACGGTGCGGATCTTCGCGAAGGTTTCCGGCTCGTGATGCTGCACCCATAGCAGCTTGGGCGCGGTAAAGCCCGGCATGGCGAGGTTGCCCGCGATCCGGTGCAGATCGGGGGCCTTGGCCTCCAGCTCCGCACATTCGGCATGGCTGCGCCCGTCATTCCACAGGATGCCGGGGCGCAGCACCTGATCGTCCGCGCCCAGCAGGGTCGCGCCGTGCATCTGCCCGGCCAGGCCGATGCCGCGCACCGCCCGGCGGACCGCCGGATCGATCGCGCGGACGGCTGAGGTCGTCGCCTGCCACCAGGCCTCCGGGTCCTGTTCGGACCAGAGCGGGTGCGGACGCTGCACGGTCAGCGCCGCCGTCCCCTGCCCCACCACAGCGCCATGTTCGTCCAGCACGACGGCCTTTACGCCCGACGTGCCGATATCGATGCCAAGGAACATCCCGCGCCCTTACTTCACGAACGGGTCGATGGTCGGGATCGTCCCGTCCGGGTTGAACTTCAACTCGGTCATCTTGACGTTACGCAGGTGGTTCTTATCCGACAATTGCGTGTCGGCGTAGAAAAGCCACCACTTGCCCTTCCACTCGACGATCGAGTGATGGGTGGTCCAGCCCTGCACCGGCTTCAGGA carries:
- the xylB gene encoding xylulokinase — encoded protein: MFLGIDIGTSGVKAVVLDEHGAVVGQGTAALTVQRPHPLWSEQDPEAWWQATTSAVRAIDPAVRRAVRGIGLAGQMHGATLLGADDQVLRPGILWNDGRSHAECAELEAKAPDLHRIAGNLAMPGFTAPKLLWVQHHEPETFAKIRTVLLPKDYVRLRMTGEKASDVSDAAGTLWLDVERREWSDDILAATGLTRDQMPQAVEGTAQTGKLRADVAEAWGIDQVPVAGGGGDNAAGAAGVGVVKDGDALLSLGTSGVIFAATREFRPNPAGAVHAFCHCLPDVWHQMSVHLSAAACIDWVARLTGTPGAAELFARAESVGPASGPEIFLPYLSGERTPHNDAEVRGAFLGLDHDTTPERLAQAVLEGVAFALADGLSVLRDAGTELSQLSVIGGGARSSYWGQTLAAALNVELVYLKGGEVGPALGAARLAQLAVDGGSPEEVCAPPPVSHTIAPDAALAERFAPKIARFRDSYSRITPRNS